One stretch of Tepidibacter hydrothermalis DNA includes these proteins:
- a CDS encoding DUF2508 family protein: MSINFFKKQVDENEEFMNDLREAYIDLKAAESFFDNVKDPDLVDYAIFRLEAAKSKYSYFLRKAKENGVIYKGVCNV, encoded by the coding sequence ATGAGTATTAATTTTTTTAAGAAACAGGTAGATGAAAATGAAGAATTTATGAATGATTTGCGAGAAGCATACATAGATTTAAAAGCAGCGGAATCCTTTTTTGACAATGTAAAAGATCCTGATTTAGTAGACTATGCGATATTTAGATTAGAAGCAGCCAAATCTAAATATTCTTATTTTTTAAGAAAGGCAAAAGAAAATGGGGTAATTTATAAAGGTGTATGTAATGTATAA